A region from the Lolium perenne isolate Kyuss_39 chromosome 4, Kyuss_2.0, whole genome shotgun sequence genome encodes:
- the LOC139830404 gene encoding uncharacterized protein encodes MASASSSVVAGDEKSMTEKYRILAHGSTYIDVVYTNEAATVDRILHMYEGWLDEDEDRFKFVGLDLEYDSSGHKLAVMQIAMREHVLVFHYIRCKDHCPRLLTFLKDKQYTFTSVDKRNDTKVLRAAGLPVPEKRHIDIQDIFKINGQP; translated from the exons ATGGCATCTGCCTCTTCCTCCGTCGTGGCCGGAGACGAGAAGTCCATGACGGAGAAGTACCGCATCCTTGCGCACGGGAGTACATATATCGACGTCGTCTACACCAATGAGGCGGCGACTGTTGATAGAATTCTTCATATGTACGAGGGTTGgctcgacgaggacgaggacaggTTCAAGTTCGTTGGTCTGGATCTCGAGTATGACTCTAGCGGACACAAGTTGGCAGTAATGCAAATCGCCATGAGGGAGCACGTTCTTGTATTCCACTacattag GTGCAAGGATCATTGTCCGCGCCTACTGACTTTTCTCAAGGACAAGCAATACACTTTTACAAGTGTTGATAAAAGAAATGACACAAAAGTTCTTCGTGCGGCCGGTCTTCCTGTTCCAGAAAAGAGACACATCGACATCCAGGACATTTTCAAGATTAATGGTCAACCGTAG